The Immundisolibacter cernigliae genome has a window encoding:
- a CDS encoding c-type cytochrome, with product MSDIKTNRKRVRFVLSAALPLVLASGATLAASEVSEMQREDFFAYCASCHGPSGHGDGPVAIELKKRPTDLTQLAKNNNGNFPYARVRAIIDGRGQALGIHGPAEMPVWGERFGRESETDMQVRGKILSIVDYLVSIQEK from the coding sequence GTGTCCGACATCAAGACAAACCGCAAGCGCGTCCGTTTTGTGCTCTCGGCTGCGTTGCCGCTGGTGCTGGCCAGTGGTGCCACGCTGGCTGCCAGCGAAGTAAGTGAAATGCAGCGGGAGGATTTTTTTGCCTACTGCGCATCCTGTCATGGGCCTTCGGGGCACGGTGACGGGCCGGTAGCAATCGAGCTCAAAAAGCGGCCGACCGATCTGACGCAGTTGGCCAAGAACAACAACGGCAATTTTCCGTATGCCCGCGTGCGCGCCATCATCGACGGTCGCGGTCAGGCGCTCGGCATCCACGGTCCGGCGGAGATGCCCGTGTGGGGCGAACGCTTTGGCCGGGAAAGCGAGACCGACATGCAGGTACGGGGAAAAATTCTCAGCATCGTCGATTACCTGGTCAGCATCCAGGAAAAATAG
- a CDS encoding c-type cytochrome, translating into MQPRSGFSGRSRAAAVAGAGLIAMLYAASAPVLAATEGAQQQARRDYQKYCASCHGPEGRGDGPVAQAMKAMPADLTLLSMNNDGKYPADKVREIIDGRADVKAHGPRAMPVWGKEFYVSAEGVGQRQAHDRIEGLTDYLQRMQKQ; encoded by the coding sequence ATGCAACCCAGATCCGGATTTTCGGGCCGGTCCCGCGCCGCCGCCGTGGCTGGCGCCGGCCTGATCGCCATGCTGTACGCCGCCAGTGCGCCGGTCCTTGCGGCGACCGAGGGCGCCCAGCAGCAGGCCAGACGCGACTATCAGAAATACTGCGCATCCTGTCACGGACCCGAGGGGCGGGGCGATGGCCCGGTGGCGCAGGCGATGAAGGCCATGCCTGCCGATCTGACCCTGCTGAGCATGAACAACGACGGCAAGTATCCCGCCGACAAGGTGCGCGAGATCATCGACGGCCGCGCCGATGTGAAGGCGCACGGGCCGCGCGCCATGCCGGTGTGGGGCAAGGAGTTTTATGTGTCGGCCGAAGGCGTCGGCCAGCGCCAGGCCCATGACCGTATCGAAGGGCTGACCGATTACCTGCAGCGCATGCAGAAGCAGTAA